A window of the Priestia filamentosa genome harbors these coding sequences:
- a CDS encoding LacI family DNA-binding transcriptional regulator, producing MATIRDVAAKAGVSAATVSRIINNKGEATPETIARVHKVIKELGYKPNVVARSLTSRKSNTIALLVPTINNPFFPELARGVEDVANSHGLNIFLCNTDDEREKVNNYLVTLRERYVDGIIINSLNLTNKDLEELDANGIPTVTLDRTFSTHDFSSISVKHRVGAQLATKHLIDIGCKRIGLIRGPEDDLTAVQRMWGYRDYVKDFDWFDQSWIALGDFSVRSGYICMKELFQRHPDIDGVFASNDLMAIGLLKAAHEWGRKVPDELAIVGFDGIDMSQYTAPPISTIKQPIYEMGKMAMEELLRLIKEPQSKPNKLELDIEFILRESSMK from the coding sequence GTGGCTACAATTAGAGATGTTGCTGCCAAAGCAGGAGTTTCCGCGGCAACTGTTTCAAGGATTATCAATAATAAGGGGGAGGCAACTCCTGAAACTATTGCTAGAGTACATAAAGTTATTAAAGAATTAGGTTATAAACCTAATGTAGTTGCACGGAGTTTAACCAGCCGAAAATCTAATACGATCGCTTTACTTGTTCCAACTATCAACAACCCATTTTTTCCTGAATTAGCAAGAGGAGTAGAAGATGTAGCGAATTCTCACGGATTAAATATTTTTCTATGTAATACAGATGATGAAAGGGAAAAAGTAAATAATTATCTTGTTACTCTACGTGAAAGATATGTAGACGGAATCATTATAAACTCTTTAAATTTAACGAATAAAGATTTAGAAGAACTTGATGCCAATGGGATTCCTACAGTTACACTTGACCGAACCTTTTCAACTCATGACTTTTCTTCTATTTCAGTTAAACATCGAGTAGGAGCTCAGCTGGCTACAAAACATTTAATTGACATTGGATGTAAACGTATTGGTCTAATTAGAGGCCCAGAAGATGACCTTACAGCTGTTCAGAGAATGTGGGGTTATAGAGATTATGTAAAAGATTTTGATTGGTTTGATCAAAGTTGGATCGCTCTAGGGGATTTTAGCGTAAGAAGTGGTTACATATGTATGAAAGAACTTTTCCAGAGACACCCGGATATAGATGGCGTCTTTGCTTCTAATGATTTGATGGCAATTGGTTTATTAAAGGCTGCTCATGAATGGGGACGTAAGGTACCGGATGAATTAGCAATTGTAGGATTCGATGGAATTGATATGTCACAATATACTGCTCCCCCTATTTCTACAATTAAGCAACCTATCTATGAGATGGGGAAAATGGCAATGGAAGAGCTTCTTAGGTTAATTAAAGAGCCACAATCTAAGCCAAATAAGTTAGAACTTGATATCGAATTTATTTTACGTGAATCTTCTATGAAATAA
- the rbsK gene encoding ribokinase, with protein MGEITVVGSINIDIVAFTNHYPKHGETVFGKKMMALPGGKGANQAVASARLGKKVNMIGSIGRDLYGDNVINSLTAKGVNTSYVKRVDDSSTGCAIITVDQTAENTMLVVKGANDNLTVKDIQTAFSTINNSKVLLVQMEIPEEAVIESMIQARNKGMFVVLDPAPADGITERALQYADLIVPNKQETKQLTGIDVIDLDSAHQAAEYFNQIGIKNSIIKMGDKGSLVYDNGKTEYVKAIPVTAVDTVGAGDSFAGALASALADGANLVASVKFANIVAALKVTKQGAQKVPSIDKINEFCIKRGISHYLLEVPNHKLV; from the coding sequence ATGGGAGAGATAACTGTAGTTGGAAGTATAAACATTGATATTGTTGCCTTTACAAATCATTATCCAAAACATGGAGAAACCGTCTTCGGAAAGAAAATGATGGCGCTTCCAGGGGGGAAGGGGGCAAATCAGGCTGTTGCAAGTGCACGCCTAGGTAAAAAAGTGAATATGATTGGCTCAATTGGCCGTGATTTATATGGAGATAATGTAATCAATTCTTTGACAGCAAAAGGTGTTAATACCTCTTATGTAAAACGAGTAGATGACAGCTCAACCGGATGTGCGATTATTACAGTTGACCAAACAGCTGAAAATACGATGCTAGTTGTCAAAGGAGCCAATGATAATTTAACAGTGAAAGATATTCAAACAGCTTTTTCCACAATAAATAATAGTAAAGTATTACTTGTACAGATGGAGATTCCTGAAGAAGCAGTAATTGAGTCTATGATTCAAGCAAGGAATAAAGGAATGTTCGTAGTCTTAGATCCAGCGCCTGCAGATGGTATTACTGAACGTGCATTGCAATATGCAGATTTAATTGTTCCTAATAAACAAGAAACAAAACAGCTTACAGGCATCGACGTTATAGATTTAGACTCAGCACATCAAGCAGCAGAATATTTTAATCAGATTGGCATTAAAAACTCCATCATTAAAATGGGGGACAAAGGTTCTCTTGTTTATGACAATGGAAAAACGGAATATGTTAAGGCTATTCCAGTTACAGCAGTAGACACTGTTGGAGCTGGAGATTCCTTTGCTGGTGCACTTGCTTCAGCTCTTGCGGATGGAGCAAACCTTGTTGCATCAGTAAAGTTTGCAAACATTGTGGCTGCTTTAAAAGTAACAAAACAAGGGGCCCAAAAAGTACCAAGTATAGATAAGATTAATGAATTTTGTATTAAGAGAGGCATTTCTCATTATTTATTAGAAGTCCCAAACCATAAATTAGTGTAG
- the rpe gene encoding ribulose-phosphate 3-epimerase: MTLIGPSLMCADMGILKETVIRLDQAGVDFFHLDIMDGNFVPNFTMGPDLIKSIRPYTNKPFDVHLMVKNPENHLDTFIESGANMISVHVEATDHLQKTLKTIRDKGLKAGVALNPSTPLQELVYVLDTIDYVTVMTVNPGFAGQKFIPLMYQKISDLKHLLNKAEYEIDIQVDGNIGYETIPDVLKNGANMLVCGTSSLFKPDVTFEEAVNQLKDFTENQKTDQFKLNLK; encoded by the coding sequence ATGACTTTAATTGGTCCATCTTTAATGTGTGCCGATATGGGAATTTTAAAAGAGACTGTAATAAGACTTGATCAAGCAGGAGTAGATTTTTTTCATCTAGACATAATGGATGGAAATTTTGTTCCAAATTTTACGATGGGTCCTGATTTGATTAAAAGTATAAGACCATATACAAATAAACCATTTGATGTGCATTTAATGGTTAAAAATCCTGAAAATCATTTAGATACTTTTATTGAATCAGGAGCTAATATGATTTCAGTTCATGTAGAAGCTACTGATCACCTGCAAAAAACACTGAAAACAATTCGCGACAAAGGATTGAAGGCAGGAGTCGCTCTTAATCCCTCTACTCCACTCCAAGAACTAGTCTATGTTTTAGATACCATAGACTATGTGACTGTTATGACTGTTAATCCAGGGTTTGCAGGGCAAAAGTTTATTCCTTTAATGTATCAAAAGATAAGTGATTTGAAACATTTACTTAATAAAGCAGAATACGAGATTGATATTCAAGTGGATGGAAATATTGGATACGAAACTATTCCTGATGTTTTAAAGAATGGAGCCAATATGCTTGTTTGCGGCACATCTTCCCTTTTTAAACCTGATGTCACTTTTGAGGAAGCTGTAAATCAGCTAAAAGATTTTACGGAAAATCAGAAAACGGATCAATTTAAATTAAATCTTAAGTGA
- a CDS encoding MFS transporter has product MKTVSASSSLETKMIFGMPKSLIWGFVAIIIFMTGDGIEQAFLSKQIVEMGFTPAQSASVFTIYGVTVAIASWLAALFADIWGPRRTMLAGLIIWSVFHIGFITLGTIPESLNMIRIMYGLRGFGFPLFAYSFVVWIAYATPYKKLPSAMGWFWFAHSLGLGVFGSYLPSFTIPSLGYNGSLWLGLIFVVIGGLMGVLLTKGNFERQQGEEKETGDTIKKGLTILFTNPKIAIASIVRIINQLAVYGFVVAMPLFLTSKEVGFTTSEWLKIWSAMYLVNIIFNLIWGFVANRMAWNKVVQYFGCIGVAASCLLFYYVPITFGPNFWLMVCVSGFFGAVLGAFAQMSSIFAAIDPENRGAAMSIHNLSAGLSQFIGPALAGVLFSAFGTKGFVWALAGLYLVGFVLAHFLKINTEKTPTGDEIVSRDSKNKVSIG; this is encoded by the coding sequence ATGAAAACTGTAAGCGCTTCTTCCAGTTTAGAGACAAAGATGATTTTTGGAATGCCTAAATCACTTATATGGGGATTTGTTGCAATTATTATTTTTATGACAGGAGATGGAATTGAACAAGCCTTCCTATCGAAACAGATTGTGGAGATGGGATTTACACCAGCCCAATCAGCTTCGGTCTTTACTATATACGGAGTTACAGTAGCGATTGCATCCTGGTTAGCAGCACTTTTTGCTGATATTTGGGGACCAAGACGCACAATGCTGGCTGGTCTAATCATTTGGAGTGTATTTCACATAGGATTCATTACTCTTGGGACAATTCCAGAAAGCTTAAATATGATACGTATAATGTATGGATTACGTGGATTTGGATTTCCCCTATTCGCTTATTCATTTGTGGTCTGGATTGCTTATGCCACTCCATATAAAAAACTTCCAAGTGCTATGGGATGGTTTTGGTTTGCTCATTCATTAGGTCTTGGAGTATTTGGTTCTTATTTACCTAGTTTCACAATACCTTCATTGGGTTATAATGGATCTCTTTGGTTAGGTTTAATTTTCGTTGTTATTGGTGGATTAATGGGGGTGCTTTTAACAAAGGGGAATTTTGAAAGGCAACAAGGTGAAGAGAAAGAAACAGGGGATACAATAAAAAAAGGACTTACTATCCTTTTTACTAACCCTAAAATTGCGATTGCCTCTATAGTACGTATTATTAATCAATTAGCTGTTTACGGTTTTGTAGTAGCAATGCCTCTGTTTTTAACAAGCAAGGAGGTTGGCTTTACTACTTCTGAATGGTTGAAAATCTGGTCTGCTATGTATTTAGTTAATATTATATTCAACTTAATTTGGGGATTTGTTGCAAACAGAATGGCGTGGAATAAAGTTGTACAGTATTTTGGTTGTATTGGAGTCGCAGCTTCCTGTTTATTATTCTATTATGTACCAATTACTTTTGGACCGAATTTTTGGCTAATGGTATGTGTCTCAGGATTTTTTGGAGCAGTACTAGGTGCATTTGCCCAAATGTCTTCTATCTTTGCAGCAATTGACCCTGAAAATAGGGGGGCTGCTATGTCTATTCACAATCTTTCTGCAGGATTAAGTCAGTTTATAGGACCAGCTTTAGCAGGTGTTCTTTTTTCCGCATTTGGTACAAAAGGGTTTGTATGGGCTCTAGCAGGATTGTATTTAGTAGGTTTTGTACTAGCACATTTCTTAAAGATAAACACAGAAAAAACGCCAACGGGAGACGAAATTGTTTCACGAGATTCTAAAAATAAAGTTTCTATTGGATAA
- a CDS encoding MFS transporter: MQSINSRIERIPDNGYNKKLLGQTGIGYLFDALDGTMLSFTLPVITALWALTSHQTGILASSLFVGYLFGTAFSGYLGDRFGRKNVIMWTLVIYCVATMASALATNWEFFFWARVVAGFGTGGEAAIMAPYLAELISSKYRGRYTSLLTGFFSLGHISAAALSYFIIPVSDNGWRIALFVTALPIFMFIIWRRTLPESPLWLESKGRYKEADEAMTRIEIAAENSLKYKLPKPEKNTSVPSIIEEKKFKKDSFLTLFSKKYIKRTIMLWVVWFSLVYTNFGFLTWLPSLLVNQGYEIASSFIFSLLIYASQIPGYITGAILNDKLGRKPVLLIGMAGATIAALGMANFANSAATIITFGGLMSMFMSIGYSVLYTYTPEQFPTNIRATGMGATSAFSRVGGILAPIVIGYIYPLYGFSGVFIMITAILVIGTLTVMILGKETKAKSLEEVEVVYKEGMVSNSQEKDHEKTIGK; encoded by the coding sequence ATGCAAAGTATTAACTCGAGAATCGAGCGTATACCAGACAACGGTTACAACAAAAAATTGTTAGGACAAACAGGTATTGGATATTTATTTGATGCACTAGATGGAACGATGCTTTCGTTTACATTACCAGTTATTACAGCATTATGGGCACTAACATCTCATCAAACAGGAATTTTAGCTAGTTCTTTATTTGTTGGTTACTTGTTTGGGACAGCATTTTCAGGCTACCTAGGAGATCGATTTGGAAGAAAAAATGTAATTATGTGGACATTGGTTATCTATTGTGTAGCTACAATGGCTAGTGCTTTAGCTACAAATTGGGAATTTTTCTTTTGGGCAAGGGTAGTAGCTGGATTTGGTACTGGGGGAGAAGCTGCAATAATGGCTCCTTATTTAGCCGAATTAATTTCTAGTAAATATAGAGGAAGATATACATCCCTATTAACAGGATTCTTTTCTTTAGGCCATATATCTGCAGCTGCTCTTTCTTATTTTATTATTCCGGTTTCAGATAATGGATGGCGGATTGCTCTGTTTGTAACAGCCCTTCCGATTTTTATGTTTATCATTTGGAGACGTACTTTGCCTGAATCCCCTTTATGGTTAGAATCAAAAGGTCGTTATAAAGAAGCTGATGAAGCTATGACTAGGATTGAAATAGCAGCTGAAAATTCACTGAAGTATAAACTACCAAAACCAGAGAAGAATACTTCTGTCCCATCTATTATTGAAGAAAAGAAATTTAAAAAAGACTCGTTCCTTACCTTATTTTCAAAAAAATATATTAAACGTACTATCATGCTTTGGGTTGTATGGTTTTCGTTGGTTTATACAAACTTCGGTTTTTTAACTTGGCTTCCATCTTTACTAGTTAATCAAGGATATGAAATCGCTTCATCGTTTATTTTTTCTTTACTAATTTATGCATCGCAGATACCCGGTTATATAACTGGTGCTATATTAAATGATAAATTAGGGAGAAAACCAGTTTTATTAATCGGTATGGCAGGAGCAACTATTGCTGCACTTGGTATGGCCAACTTTGCGAATTCTGCTGCTACTATTATTACGTTTGGTGGACTAATGTCAATGTTTATGAGTATAGGTTACTCTGTTCTTTATACGTACACGCCTGAACAATTCCCAACGAATATCCGCGCTACCGGAATGGGCGCTACCTCAGCATTTAGCCGAGTTGGAGGAATATTAGCCCCAATTGTTATTGGGTATATTTATCCTTTGTATGGTTTTAGTGGGGTATTTATTATGATCACTGCCATTCTTGTTATCGGTACTCTTACTGTTATGATTTTAGGTAAAGAAACGAAGGCTAAATCTTTGGAGGAAGTAGAGGTGGTTTATAAGGAGGGCATGGTTTCAAATTCACAAGAAAAGGATCATGAAAAAACAATAGGTAAATAA
- a CDS encoding SIS domain-containing protein has translation MTNQLIENKSLEKVLEVVKEKEIDRVFLVACGGSSALMYSSKYILDRDSTTMTTEVYSSNEFIYRNPATLNKNSLVILCSHLGKTPETTEAAKFAKSKGALTVSFTYIDDSPLAKESDLVIGYEYGPGIDPAESRNILIIQLTLGLLKVKESSKKYDKLVASLPNLKAVCDKAIEYYAQDALDFADKYKDEKMIYTMASGSNYGVAYTFAICILMEMQWINSHAIHAGEFFHGPFEILDKDTPFILLLGLDETRYMEERALKFTKEYGEKLIILDAKDLDFKGIDKEIRGEIASVVLLYVLRAFSRKLADVRNHPLEKRRYMFKVPY, from the coding sequence ATGACAAATCAGTTAATTGAAAACAAATCATTAGAAAAGGTATTAGAGGTAGTAAAAGAAAAAGAAATTGATCGTGTCTTTCTTGTTGCATGCGGAGGTTCCTCTGCTTTAATGTATTCAAGTAAATACATCCTAGATCGTGATTCAACTACTATGACGACTGAAGTTTACAGTTCAAATGAGTTTATTTACCGCAATCCAGCTACTCTAAATAAAAATTCACTTGTTATTCTATGTTCTCATTTAGGAAAAACACCAGAAACAACGGAAGCTGCGAAATTTGCGAAAAGTAAAGGAGCTTTAACTGTTTCCTTCACATATATAGATGACTCACCTTTAGCAAAAGAATCAGATTTAGTGATTGGATACGAATACGGACCAGGAATTGATCCTGCTGAATCGCGAAATATTCTAATCATTCAATTGACGCTAGGATTACTGAAAGTAAAAGAATCAAGTAAGAAGTATGATAAGTTAGTCGCGAGCTTACCTAATTTAAAGGCTGTGTGTGATAAAGCAATCGAATATTATGCTCAAGACGCTTTAGACTTTGCAGATAAATATAAAGATGAAAAGATGATTTATACAATGGCAAGTGGTAGTAATTATGGAGTCGCCTATACATTTGCAATTTGTATCTTAATGGAAATGCAATGGATTAATTCACACGCTATACATGCAGGGGAATTCTTCCATGGCCCATTTGAAATTCTAGATAAGGATACACCATTCATTCTATTACTGGGACTAGATGAAACAAGGTATATGGAAGAACGTGCTCTCAAATTTACGAAAGAATATGGTGAAAAACTTATTATTTTGGATGCTAAGGACCTTGATTTTAAAGGAATTGACAAGGAAATAAGAGGAGAGATTGCTTCTGTAGTTTTACTTTACGTATTACGAGCATTCTCAAGAAAGTTAGCAGATGTACGTAATCATCCACTAGAAAAACGAAGATATATGTTTAAAGTGCCTTATTAA